The Ascochyta rabiei chromosome 10, complete sequence genome has a window encoding:
- a CDS encoding Vacuolar morphogenesis protein 6, whose amino-acid sequence MLSAFSARPIVELKQRDKSKIESILAYGDRVLVGLNTGALRIYRVNEETGQPARNGAANGDPGTDTNGDASTTATGTAPAPAPAPAPAPAAPTPAASTPAAPTPAAPTPAAPTPTPTPASTTPAKAAELLREEDKFSRRPIQQLAIIKEANILVSLSDNHVSIHDLQTYQLQEKLEKTRGATTFAAASNIVKDPTTGIPSIVSRLAVAVKRKIILWTWQDMELSGDATELALIASVKSLTWATGTKLVAGMDPGFVMVDMDTQHVQDIVKPGAMGDAGGQGGQGGARFGAVSSSGMGYMGMGSWVPKPLATRLGEGQMLLAKDVNSLFIDADGNALDKRQVPWPFAPEMLAYSYPYMLALQAPSKGSLEVRNPDTLNLLQSISLPNVTFLHVPQPNISLAHAGKGFLVASDRCIWRMGAQSYETQIDQLTANGRYDEALSLLNMLEDTLLQDKEGRVREIKTLKAEALFHDKKWHDAMDLFIDAKAPPERVIALYPRAVAGDLSHEESVKGDGSVADEEEHESEKHTEESEEVKKISRESTFNPATTIGRSMMGRLVGGHKKVDSDTASIRSSVREDAAETASIRPPRKVTETTQPDKQVDFSNAVRALQSYLAQCRVQIKRYIDTDGNLKEALPAPSDSQPEEYKPPFHYFIQDTAGEVDWTAKLLHVAQLVDTTLFRAYMLTKSTLAGSLFRLPNFCEPDVVQEKLYETGRYADLIDFLHGKKLHRQALELLEKFGKNEADEEVAPALQGPQRTVGYLQQLPPEMIDLILEFAEWPLRTDPGLGMDVFLADTENAETLPRHNVLEFLEKLDLKLAVKYLEHIIEELNDLTPDFHQKLVDLFLERLRNGDFEDDEEKGRWRERLQTFLKTSGNYNNYRVFKQLSPDDPDFFESRAIVLSKMGQHKQALQIYVFQLKDYTKAEEYCNTIFLSATTPFTTPHPQAQSPSEKDTQEPSIYHTLLSLYLTPPPPHSANWPPALELLSKHGARLPAATTLDLVPPSLPVADLESYFKGRIRAANSLLNSERIVARLRGVEKMGVESSLLLGSEFEKNPHKPGGLNRRVVVDEDRHCAVCHKRFGGSAIRVWPDGSVVHSGCMRGSVGRGGSVERPRAW is encoded by the exons ATGCTCTCCGCGTTCAGCGCCCGGCCGATTGTCGAGCTGAAGCAGCGCGACAAGTCCAAGATCGAGTCGATCCTGGCGTACG GTGACCGCGTGCTCGTCGGCCTCAACACAGGCGCCCTGCGCATCTACCGCGTCAACGAGGAGACGGGCCAGCCCGCGCGGAACGGCGCAGCGAACGGCGACCCCGGCACCGACACGAATGGCGACGCGAGCACGACAGCGACGGGgacagcaccagcaccagcaccagcaccagcaccagcaccagcggCACCAACACCAGCGGCATCAACACCAGCGGCACCAACACCAGCGGCACCAACACCAGCGgcaccaacaccaacgcCAACACCAGCATCAACAACGCCAGCCAAGGCCGCCGAACTCCTGCGCGAAGAGGACAAGTTCTCGCGCCGCCCGATCCAGCAGCTCGCCATCATCAAGGAGGCCAACATCCTCGTCTCGCTGTCGGACAACCATGTCTCCATCCACGACCTGCAGACGTACCAGCTGCAGGAGAAGCTCGAGAAGACGCGCGGCGCCACCACCTTTGCTGCCGCCAGCAACATCGTCAAGGACCCCACCACCGGCATCCCCTCCATCGTGAGCCGCCTGGCCGTCGCCGTCAAGCGCAAGATCATCCTGTGGACATGGCAGGACATGGAGCTCAGCGGCGACGCAACCGAGCTGGCCCTCATTGCCTCGGTAAAGAGCCTGACCTGGGCCACGGGCACCAAGCTCGTGGCCGGCATGGACCCGGGCTTCGTCATGGTCGACATGGACACCCAGCACGTCCAGGACATTGTCAAGCCTGGCGCCATGGGCGATGCAGGCGGCCAGGGCGGCCAGGGCGGTGCCCGCTTCGGCGCCGTCTCGTCGTCTGGCATGGGCTACATGGGCATGGGCAGCTGGGTGCCCAAGCCGCTCGCGACACGTCTCGGCGAGGGCCAGATGCTGCTCGCCAAGGACGTCAACAGCCTGTTCATCGATGCCGACGGCAATGCCCTCGACAAGCGCCAGGTGCCGTGGCCTTTTGCCCCCGAGATGCTCGCCTATTCCTACCCATACATGCTGGCGCTGCAGGCACCCTCAAAAGGCAGTCTGGAGGTCAGGAACCCAGACACGCTGAACTTGCTCCAGTCCATATCGCTGCCAAACGTCACATTCCTCCACGTACCGCAGCCCAACATCAGCTTGGCCCATGCCGGCAAAGGCTTCCTCGTCGCAAGTGACCGCTGCATATGGCGCATGGGTGCGCAAAGCTACGAGACGCAGATCGACCAGCTGACAGCGAACGGACGTTATGACGAAGCGCTGAGTCTGCTAAACATGCTCGAAGATACACTCTTACAGGACAAGGAGGGCAGGGTCCGGGAAATCAAGACCCTGAAGGCTGAGGCTTTGTTCCACGACAAGAAGTGGCACGATGCCATGGACCTGTTCATCGATGCCAAGGCGCCCCCGGAGCGTGTCATAGCGCTGTATCCGCGGGCTGTGGCTGGCGACTTGTCGCACGAAGAAAGCGTAAAGGGCGATGGGAGTGTAGCAGACGAGGAGGAGCACGAGAGCGAGAAGCACACGGAGGAGTCCGAGGAGGTTAAGAAGATCAGCAGGGAGAGCACCTTCAATCCTGCGACCACAATCGGCCGATCAATGATGGGTAGATTGGTTGGTGGGCACAAGAAAGTGGACTCGGACACAGCTTCAATTCGCTCCTCGGTCCGCGAAGATGCAGCAGAGACAGCAAGCATCAGACCACCTAGGAAGGTCACAGAGACTACACAACCGGACAAGCAGGTCGACTTCAGTAATGCTGTTCGCGCACTACAGTCGTACCTCGCCCAATGTCGCGTCCAGATCAAGCGCTACATCGATACCGACGGAAATCTGAAAGAGGCACTTCCGGCCCCCAGCGACAGTCAGCCTGAGGAGTACAAACCCCCCTTCCACTACTTTATCCAGGACACTGCGGGCGAGGTGGACTGGACTGCAAAGCTCCTCCATGTCGCGCAACTTGTTGACACAACCCTCTTCCGCGCCTACATGCTCACCAAGTCCACGCTAGCAGGCTCCCTCTTCCGTCTGCCTAACTTCTGCGAGCCTGATGTGGTACAGGAGAAACTCTACGAAACAGGGCGCTATGCTGATCTCATCGATTTCCTGCACGGCAAGAAGTTGCATCGTCAGGCCCTGGAACTACTCGAGAAATTCGGCAAGAACGAGGCAGACGAGGAAGTCGCACCTGCCCTGCAAGGCCCTCAACGCACGGTAGGATACTTGCAGCAGCTGCCGCCCGAGATGATCGATCTCATACTCGAGTTCGCCGAGTGGCCTCTCCGCACCGATCCAGGCTTAGGCATGGATGTATTCCTTGCGGACACGGAGAACGCCGAGACGCTTCCGCGCCATAACGTCCTCGAGTTTTTGGAAAAGTTGGATTTGAAACTCGCAGTCAAGTATCTCGAGCACATCATCGAGGAGCTGAACGATCTCACGCCAGATTTCCATCAGAAGCTCGTTGATCTGTTCCTTGAGCGGCTGAGGAACGGTGATTTtgaagacgacgaggagaAAGGAAGGTGGCGTGAGCGACTGCAAACGTTCCTGAAGACAAGTGGGAATTACAACAACTACCGCGTGTTTAAGCAGCTGAGCCCTGATG ATCCCGATTTCTTTGAGTCTCGCGCTATCGTGTTGAGTAAGATGGGCCAGCACAAACAAGCGCTCCAGATCTACGTTTTCCAGTTGAAAGACTACACAAAAGCCGAAGA GTACTGCAACACCATCTTCCTCTCCGCTACCACCCCCTTCACAACCCCGCACCCCCAAGCGCAAAGCCCATCCGAAAAAGACACACAAGAGCCCTCCATATATCATACCCTGCTGAGTCTCTACCTTACACCCCCACCCCCGCACTCAGCCAACTGGCCTCCCGCGCTAGAGCTGCTCTCCAAGCACGGCGCCCGTCTCCCGGCGGCCACGACTCTGGACCTGGTGCCACCATCGCTCCCCGTGGCCGATCTGGAGAGCTACTTCAAGGGACGCATTCGGGCGGCCAACTCACTCCTCAACTCGGAACGCATCGTCGCGCGCCTGCGCGGCGTCGAGAAGATGGGCGTTGAGAGTAGTCTGCTCCTCGGGTCCGAGTTTGAGAAGAACCCCCACAAACCTGGCGGGCTGAATCGACGTGTCGTTGTTGACGAGGATCGCCACTGTGCCGTTTGTCACAAACGGTTCGGCGGGAGTGCGATTAGAGTCTGGCCCGACGGGAGTGTCGTGCATTCTGGCTGCATGCGGGGCAGCGTGGGGCGTGGTGGAAGCGTGGAGAGGCCAAGGGCGTGGTAG
- a CDS encoding plasma membrane fusion protein prm1 — protein MWAACSWSSLSRDPVAQPPASVMASSANQQQSFPAVPPSMSAGDHEMRDYYAPQTSPRPPMNQTPNFKPYLGLRARLSQIWINRWTILLLLVLVRLLIAIASTDSSLASARREALSACTQVENIGSSMASMPHYMAKGVNEMTASGVEKAVSGLMSMLEMSVTGIEEIVLFVIHMMTSTYLCLITLAVRGSLHAAVEIGTEISKSLNQTIDEVTDDMGNAVKTVTDGINSVLDKINFNIPGFDKPEINLDEQITKLKGLEVPPELQQGLQELNNSIPTFEEVQNFTDNIIRIPFEEVKKLIQAMNNFTFDRDVLPVPQKDQLNFCSEGNSINEFFDDLITMAYDARKIALGVLIVLAILVCIPMAWMETRRYRRMQERAALFAEGHEGMDVVYLASRPTSSGFGLWFGRRFGSARRQAIVRWAWAYATSVPMLFLLSLGIAGLFACFCQYLLLKAIQDKTPELTNQVADFAGKVVASLNNASVSWSEGVNGAVAKLDDEINNDILGWVNTSTTAVNDTLNTFVSEMSNTLNSTFGGTVLYDPIKDVLNCLIGLKIASFQNGLTWVQEHAHVNFPGVSNDTFSLGAMAQVSDSGSAAELLSDPNGKAKDEITEAVDHVIEKLLSGIQTEALISAALVLIWLFIAIGGLVYASTHLFRRDPETGTAYYVDPSIDHQTKAHVRAADSAPPQYVANDYQVNKAAPWTITPRPFTTVEPETEKIGQVGARAVTDSARPGHVRMSSHGHLADPSPLDEKHNPFSDRR, from the exons ATGTGGGCCGCCTGCAGCTGGTCCTCGCTCTCTCGCG ACCCCGTTGCACAGCCACCTGCCTCCGTTATGGCTTCCTCAGCGAACCAACAGCAATCCTTTCCGGCTGTGCCTCCATCTATGTCCGCTGGCGATCATGAGATGCGAGACTACTACGCCCCGCAAACTTCACCACGACCCCCAATGAACCAAACACCAAACTTCAAACCATACCTTGGCCTTCGAGCTAGGCTCTCGCAAATATGGATCAACCGCTGGACGATTCTCCTCCTTCTAGTGCTCGTTCGCTTGCTCATCGCCATCGCAAGCACCGACTCAAGCCTTGCTTCCGCACGTCGCGAAGCCCTCAGTGCTTGCACTCAAGTCGAGAACATTGGTAGCTCCATGGCTTCCATGCCTCACTACATGGCGAAGGGCGTCAACGAGATGACCGCTTCCGGGGTTGAGAAGGCAGTCAGTGGCCTCATGTCCATGTTGGAGATGAGTGTCACTGGTATCGAAGAAATCGTTCTCTTCGTTATTCACATGATGACAAGCACTTACCTCTGCCTAATCACCCTGGCTGTTCGCGGCAGCCTTCACGCTGCTGTTGAAATCGGCACCGAAATCAGCAAAAGCCTCAACCAGACCATTGATGAGGTCACCGACGACATGGGCAACGCCGTCAAGACTGTCACAGACGGCATCAACTCTGTTCTTGACAAGATCAACTTCAACATTCCCGGCTTCGACAAGCCGGAGATCAACCTGGACGAGCAGATCACTAAGCTGAAGGGACTCGAAGTACCACCTGAACTCCAGCAAGGCCTCCAAGAGTTGAACAACTCGATCCCAACATTCGAAGAGGTGCAAAACTTCACCGACAACATCATCCGCATCCCCTTCGAAGAGGTCAAGAAGCTGATTCAGGCTATGAACAACTTCACGTTCGACCGCGATGTGCTTCCTGTCCCACAAAAAGACCAGCTCAACTTCTGCTCCGAGGGCAACTCCATCAATGAGTTCTTCGACGATCTCATCACGATGGCCTACGACGCACGCAAGATCGCTCTTGGCGTGCTGATTGTCCTCGCCATACTTGTCTGCATCCCCATGGCGTGGATGGAAACCCGTCGATACCGCCGGATGCAAGAACGTGCTGCACTGTTCGCGGAAGGCCACGAAGGCATGGACGTTGTCTACCTGGCCTCACGACCCACTTCTTCAGGCTTCGGCTTGTGGTTCGGTAGGCGCTTTGGCTCAGCTCGCCGTCAAGCCATCGTACGCTGGGCGTGGGCTTACGCCACCTCCGTTCCCATGCTCTTCCTGCTGTCTCTGGGCATTGCTGGCCTTTTCGCTTGCTTCTGTCAATATCTCTTGTTGAAGGCTATCCAAGACAAGACTCCCGAACTCACAAACCAAGTCGCTGACTTTGCCGGCAAGGTTGTTGCTTCTCTCAACAACGCCTCCGTGTCCTGGTCTGAAGGCGTCAACGGCGCCGTCGCCAAGCTGGACGACGAGATCAACAACGACATCCTGGGCTGGGTCAACACCAGCACCACGGCAGTCAACGACACTCTAAACACATTTGTGAGCGAGATGAGCAACACCCTCAACTCGACCTTCGGCGGCACTGTTCTCTACGATCCTATCAAAGACGTCTTGAACTGCTTGATCGGCTTGAAGATCGCTAGCTTCCAAAACGGCCTGACCTGGGTCCAAGAGCACGCCCACGTCAACTTCCCTGGCGTGTCGAACGATACTTTCTCTCTTGGTGCCATGGCTCAGGTCAGCGATTCTGGCTCAGCCGCCGAGCTCCTTTCCGACCCCAACGGCAAGGCCAAGGACGAGATCACCGAAGCAGTCGACCACGTTATCGAGAAACTTCTGAGCGGCATTCAGACCGAAGCGCTCATCTCTGCCGCCCTTGTACTCATTTGGCTATTCATCGCCATTGGTGGCCTCGTATACGCATCGACTCATCTCTTCCGCCGTGACCCAGAGACAGGAACCGCCTACTACGTCGACCCGTCCATCGACCACCAAACCAAAGCCCACGTCCGCGCCGCTGATTCCGCTCCACCGCAGTACGTTGCCAACGACTACCAAGTCAACAAAGCCGCGCCCTGGACCATTACCCCCCGACCCTTCACCACTGTCGAACCCGAGACAGAGAAGATCGGGCAAGTAGGTGCGCGCGCCGTCACTGACTCAGCCCGTCCCGGTCACGTACGCATGAGCAGCCATGGCCACCTCGCCGACCCCTCGCCTCTCGATGAGAAGCACAACCCCTTCTCCGACCGGCGCTGA
- a CDS encoding Alkaline phosphatase, giving the protein MLTQGIVLVVYTAVAAASWNGTINYGSPSSRHTALGINMHKVKRRMLVKRDGSYHHTMDVRFTHGVASGDPFAESVMLWMRASPVLQNDAFNVTVKGAEPCFSHDTERYIKASKSPICVDWKVFTGLNTSDQVISTARPTPRLISTTPSRRGSLDKSDPWTDLMQIEADGLIGRTKTAPAPDDDVSSLRLGVFSCANYPLGYFNAYGNVARKDSIDYALHPGDYIYEDEVGVPGEDERAMVPAKEIVTLYDYRTRIAQYRSDEDLRAAHDKLPFITVWVCLFACSPLKKSN; this is encoded by the exons ATGTTGACCCAAGGGATTGTGTTGGTAGTCTACACGGCCGTTGCGGCTGCAAGCTGGAATGGCACCATCAACTACGGCAGTCCGTCTTCGCGCCATACAGCCTTGGGCATCAACATGCACAAAGTCAAGAGGCGCATGCTCGTGAAACGAGATGGATCGTATCATCATACCATGGACGTCAGATTCACGCATGGTGTTGCATCG GGCGACCCGTTTGCAGAGTCGGTCATGCTCTGGATGAGAGCTTCGCCGGTGCTCCAGAACGACGCTTTTAACGTCACAGTCAAGGGCGCGGAGCCTTGTTTCAGCCACGACACTGAGCGGTACATCAAGGCCTCAAAATCGCCCATTTGCGTCGATTGGAAAGTGTTTACTGGGTTGAATACAAGCGACCAGGTTATCTCCACGGCAAGGCCTACACCACGTCTGATATCGACTACACCATCAAGGCGAGGATCTCTGGACAAAAGCGATCCGTGGACTGATTTGATGCAGATCGAGGCTGATGGGCTCA TTGGGCGGACAAAGACTGCTCCTGCGCCAGACGACGACGTGTCATCGCTGAGACTGGGCGTCTTCTCATGTGCCAATTACCCTCTTGGATATTTCAACGCATATGGGAACGTTGCCCGCAAGGACAGTATCGACTACGCGTTGCATCCTGGCGATTATATCTATGAAGACGAAGTCGGTGTTCCAGGCGAAGACGAGCGCGCTATGGTGCCTGCCAAAGAGATTGTTACGCTTTACGACTACAGGACGAGGATTGCGCAGTATAGAAGTGATGAGGATCTGCGAGCTGCGCACGATAAGTTACCGTTCATTACGGTTTGGGTGTGCTTATTTGCCTGTTCACCTTTGAAGAAGTCCAACTGA
- a CDS encoding Alkaline phosphatase → MDNMEESFNEFGGISFDERKMNAVRAFQMGKLLDLVMLDTRSYDRSITRVGWNDKYVYDISNDAGRSIMGSHQENWFFRQLSSSQDRGAVCRIIGNQMIFSHINRTGEEGDRDIPVDVDAWDGFVASHNRTLKHLHDNIITNTIMLAGDSHQNWVSDLVWQDAIPHDPVTGAGAIGVEFATMSAAFVRDNDALLWQEGYYRGYTELHISRNQLEARYWGCPTIATRNALKISLANFTVAAGANHIARPVATGAVEAGAIADGQGELRGTNLTKDLETGEWFVHDFDTMCLEWALGW, encoded by the exons ATGGACAACATGGAAGAGTCCTTCAACGAGTTTGGCGGTATCTCGTTCGATGAGAGGAAGATGAACGCAGTGCGAGC CTTTCAAATGGGTAAGCTCCTAGACCTTGTAATGCTCGATACTCGCAGCTACGACCGAAGTATCACGCGAGTCGGATG GAACGACAAGTACGTCTACGACATCTCCAACGACGCAGGGCGTTCGATCATGGGCTCGCACCAGGAGAACTGGTTCTTCAGGCAGCTTTCCTCGTCACAAGACCGCGGCGCAGTGTGTCGCATTATCGGCAACCAGATGATCTTCTCGCACATCAACAGAACAGGCGAAGAAGGCGACCGCGACATTCCCGTCGACGTCGACGCCTGGGACGGCTTTGTAGCCAGCCACAACCGAACCCTCAAACACCTTCACGACAACATTATCACAAACACAATCATGCTGGCCGGCGACTCGCACCAGAACTGGGTCTCTGACCTTGTTTGGCAGGACGCCATCCCCCACGACCCGGTCACAGGCGCGGGTGCCATTGGGGTCGAGTTCGCC ACCATGAGCGCAGCATTCGTCCGCGACAACGACGCGCTGCTGTGGCAGGAGGGATACTACCGTGGGTACACGGAGCTACACATCTCGCGCAACCAGCTCGAGGCGCGGTACTGGGGATGTCCGACGATAGCGACGCGCAATGCGCTGAAAATATCGCTTGCGAATTTCACCGTCGCGGCGGGCGCTAATCACATTGCTCGCCCTGTTGCCACTGGCGCTGTGGAAGCTGGTGCCATTGCGGATGGTCAGGGCGAGTTGCGTGGTACGAATCTGACCAAGGATCTCGAGACGGGCGAGTGGTTTGTCCATGATTTCGACACCATGTGTTTGGAGTGGGCGTTGGGATGGTAA